The DNA segment TAGAGAAGAAACAACCTTAACAGCTAAGATAAAGTCTAAGAATTCTGTTTCCCAGTCTTCTTGAGTAGCTGGTATGGCTTTTTTTAAATAAGATAAGGCTTTTTCATCTGCTCTTAATTCAACATTCCAAGGAGCTAAAGCTTTTTCAATTACAGGCAAAAAGCTTTCCGCTACGTCTTCATGAATCAATAAAGTTTCAGCAGCGTTGCATACGGAAGGTCTAGAACATTTGGCGTTTACAATAATATCAGTTGCCATTGCTAATTGAGCATCTTTATCAATATAAATATGACAATTTCCGGTTCCGGTCTCAATTACAGGGACGGTAGCTGTTTCTAAAACGGCTTGAATTAATTTTGCTCCACCACGTGGAATCAAAACATCCAAATAACGGTTTAATCGCATCATTTCGTTAGAACTTTCGCGTGTGGTATCTTCAACCAATTGGATCGTTGTAGAAGGGAAAACTGTTGTTGCAAGTGCATCTTGTAAGATGCGAACGAGCGCCTTATTTGAATGGATGGCTTCCTTACCGCCACGTAAAATGACCGCATTACCGGCCTTAAAACACAACGATCCAGCATCGGTCGTTACATTTGGACGAGATTCATAAATAATCCCAATGACTCCTAATGGGACACGTTGTTTTCCAATCGTCAATCCAGCTTCGTTTTTCCACATTCCATCAACTTTTCCAATTGGATCTGGTAAGTCGGCTATTTTAAGGATTCCATCAGCCATAGCCTCGATGCGTTCCTTAGTTAAGATTAAACGATCCATCATATTTTCTGATATTCCGTTTTCTTTAGCAGCTATTAAATCTAACTTGTTTGCTGTGAGAATAGTTTCTGTATGAGCAATCAAAGCTTGGCTCATTAATTTTAATGCTTCATTTTTTTCAGATGAAGTAGCTCTTGCCAGCGAGCGTGCTGCTTTCTTTGCTTTTTCACCTAATTGAATCAAAGTTTCCATAAAAACACTCCTCCTAATTTAGTCAGCTGAGAATAAAGTTCCAATTTGTTTGCCTTCAATAATATCAAAAATAATCGTTGGGTCTTCACCGTTAGCTAACACCATTTGACGGGCATTTTTTAAAATGTGATTAGCAGCAATCAACTTGGTAGACATTCCGCCAGTTCCATAGCTGGATCCTTTTCCGCCCGCAAGAGCGTATAAGTCATCCGTAATGGTGTGGATTTCATCAAATAGAACAGCGTCAGGCTCATCATTTGGGTTTTTATCATAAAACCCATCAATATCTGATAACATAATCAGCAAATCAGCATCCGTAATTTCTGCAACAATAGCGGATAAACGGTCATTATCACCAAATTTGGTCAAATGATCCAATTCATCAACTGCAACAGTATCATTTTCATTTACGATTGGAATAATACCTTTTACAAGCAATTGTTCAAATGTATTGATCGCATTTAGACGGCTAGTTGGAAACTCTACAATATCTCGTGTCATTAAAACTTGACCGATGATTTGTCCATAGCCAAAAAAGAATTTGCTGTATAAATTCATCAATTCGGTTTGTCCTACAGAAGCTACAGCTTGCTGTTCAGGAATCGTTTTTGGTCGTTCGCTAAGATGCAGACGAGAGATTCCCACTCCTACAGCTCCAGAAGAGACTAGAATCACTTCTTTTCCTTGGTTTTTTAAATCAGATAAGACAAAAGCTAATTTTTCTAAACGTTGTAAATTAATAGTACCATTAGGATACATGATCGTGCTGGTTCCAACTTTTACAACGATTCGTTTACAAGAAGATAATAATTGTCGAGAAGTAGTCGTCATTTTTTTCATCCATTCTATACTTAATAACCCTAAAAAATTCGGTTTAGTTTAATGAATTTGTTCATTAAACAGTAAGACATTCTGTTCCATTTATTCTACCAGTTTCTAAGGTAAAAAACTATTTTTTCTGGCTTTTGACTAAAGAGATAGACTAAAGAACCAAAAGAAAGGCCCTGGCAGATGCCTAGGACCTTTTCTTCTATACTTTAGTTTTTTTTGATAACTTAAAATGTTTTATTCATTTTACGCATAATGAATTTTTGAAGTTCAACTACTATAAGAATAGTAAGTGATAGTCCAATAGCAATTATCCAATGCGTCATACTGATAGCAACTAAGTTAAAAATACCAGCTAAGAATGGTACAGTAGCCACTATGGTAATCAATGCAATTGAGAGCATTGCTAACCAGAACAAGTTCATGTTGGATGTGATCCCAACTTTGAAAATAGATTCTTTACTACGTGCGTTGAAGATGTGCAGTACAGAAGACCAACCAAGAATTAAGAAAGCCATTGTTTGACCAACGTCATGACTTGCGGTGATCGTAGAATCGATATCAATAAATGAACCCACGTAGAAACCAATAAGAGTCGTAATTGTGAACGTTAAAGCTGCAATTGCAATATTCCGATAGCCGCCCTTAGCGAAGATACTTTCACCTTTAGCTGTTGGTTCATTAGCCATAATAGTCGGATCAGCTTTTTCTTTGCTTAATGCAAAACCAGGAATTCCATCTGCTACTACATTAACAAATAGTAGTTGAATCGCAATAACTGGTAAGCCCCAGCCCATAATGACAGCAATTAACATAATGAAAATCTCTGAAATGTTACATGATAATAGGAAATAAACGGTTTTTTTGATATTCTCATAAACACGTCTACCTTCTTCAACAGCATGGACAATAGTATCAAATTTGTCATCGGTTAAGATCATGTCAGAAGCACTTTTAGCAACCTCAGTACCGGTAATTCCCATGGCAGTACCAACATCAGCCGCTTTTAAGGCGGGTGCATCATTGACACCGTCTCCGGTCATGGCTACTACTTCTCCATGTGATTGCCAAGCTTTAACGATTCTAATCTTGTCTTCAGGAGAAACACGTGCATAAACGGAATAATCACGAATTGTTTCTTTTAGTTTTTCATCTGAAAGTTTACCTAATTCAGCACCTGTGATTGCTTTATCGCCTTCTTCAAAAATACCTATTTGTTTAGCGATGGCAGAAGCTGTAGCAGCATGGTCACCAGTAATCATAATGGTTTTAATACCGGCTGACTTGGCTTCTTTAACTGCTTGGATGCTTTCTTCTCTTGGAGGATCAATCATTCCGACAATCCCAGCAAATGTAATCCCATCTTCAAGTTCTTCGGGACTTAAATCTTCTGGAAGTGTATCGTATGTTTTATATCCAACAGCGATAACACGTAAAGCATCATTAGCAAATGAGTCATGGATATCTCGTGCATTTTGACCTACTTCATCTGTAATAGACGAAAATTCAACTGGTAAACGATCAAAAGCTCCCTTAGTAATGGAAATGTAATGACCATCTATCTCATGAACAGTCGTCATCAACTTACGAATAGAATCAAAAGGTATCTCGTGCACACGTGGGTAAGACTCATCTAAATCATCTTTTTGTAGTCCTTTTTTTTGTAACAAGCGGATAATCGCTGTTTCAGTAGGATCACCACTAATAACTTCCTCGCCATCACGATCTTCAATAGTCGCATTTGAGGCTAGGCTCATCATCTTAAGAACCCATTTTTCATCATCACCAAACTCATTTTTTACATTTATTGGTTCATGAGGAAAAGCCCAAAGCTTTTGAATGGTCATTTGATTTTGAGTTAATGTTCCTGTTTTATCTGAAGCAATAACAGAAGCACTACCTAAAGTTTCAACGGAAGGGATGGTTCGGATGATCGCATTGCGATCTACCATATTTTTCACACCATTAGCTAATGAAATAGTGACGATAACAGGTAAGGTTTCAGGAACAGCTGCAACAGCAAGTGATACAGCAGTCATTAAGCTAAGGATAAATGCTTCTCCTTGAAGGAAGCTTAAAATGAAAATAATAACCCCAGCAATTAAAGCTATGACACTTACTTGTTTTCCTAAACTATCCATTCTAGATTGTAAAGGTGTTTTTCCTTGTTTAGTACTGTTCAATAAGTTTGCAACAGAACCCATTTCTGTGTCCATACCAGTTGTTACGACAATAGCTTTTGCTCGTCCATTGGTAACCAAGGTTCCAGAAAAAACAGTATTAAATACATCACCAACAGGGCTGTCTTCTTCAATTTCTGCATTTTCGTCTTTTTCGACAGGCACACTTTCACCAGTTAATGCAGACTCTTCGACTTGTAAATCACCACTAGAAATTAAACGAGCATCTGCAGGTATTTGATCACCTGCTTCTAATAGTATAATGTCTCCTGGTACTAACTCGGCAGCGTCAATAACGTCTTCTTGACCATCTCTTATAACGCGTGCTTGTGGAGCAGATAGACTTTGCAATGAAGCCAAAGCTTTTTCAGCTTTTCCTTCCTGCCTAAGAGCAATAACAACATTGATGACAATAATAGAGAAGATTACAATAGGTTCTGATAAATCGTCGGGGTGTTCAGTAATGGCAATATACGTGGAGATAATTCCGGCAAGGATCAAGATAATAACGGTGACATCTTTTAATTGATCAAGAATCTTTGAAAATAAAGAAACACTTTCCTCTTCATCAAATTGGTTGGCACCAAATTGTTTTTTGTGTTCTTCTACTTCCTTCGGGGATAACCCTGTTTCTGCGTTGCTGTTGAACTGTGATATAATGGAATCTAATTTTTTTGTTCTAAAATCCATAACATTCCTCCTAATAAGTATTTTTAACATAATGGATGAAACAAGTAAGTTAGACAAGCAACCACTTGTTTGTTTCTATAAGTATACCAATATTTTTTTGCTTTTGTCAAGTTAGGAGCTTGAAAAAAAGTAAGTAATATTAAAATATTAGTAGGGCAATATTATTTTAGGTAAAAAAAACCACCCATATAAAAAGGGTGGTAGAGGAGTCATTGCCATTTACTTTGGAGGAGAAAAGGCAATATAAAAAGTTGGTTGTTATTGGTATAAGTAAACTATAACGATAAGTTATGAAGAAAATGTGATGAAATTTATATATATCCCTTAAGGTAATGATAAAAGATAAAAAAGCTATCTCAATTAAGAGATAGCTAAGGGGATAAGACTCTTTTCAATAGGGGGAGAAAAGAGAGTGAAAATAAATTCAGTTTTATTTAAACAACGCTTATAGTTTATCATAATCAATTAAACATCCTATGATAAACAAGTAAAAAATTTAATGGAATTAAATTAAAAAATACTTATTTAATCATTACTTAGATAAAGCGTTCACGATTGCTTTATTAAAAGCGGGAAGGTCTTCAGGTGTACGGCTTGAAATAATGCCGCTTTCGTCTTCCACAACTTCGCTATCCTCAAATAATGCGCCTGCATTTTTTAAGTCGACACCCACTTGTTTAACAGCAGTCATTCTTTTGCCTTTAACAACTTCAGCGTTAATAAGAAGTTGTGGACCATGGCAAATTGAAAAAATTGGTTTTTTAGCATCAGCGAATGCCTTAGTAAAAGCTAAAAATCGATCATCCGCTCTTAATTGATCTGGTGAAAAACCACCGGGAATCAATAGTGCATCGAACTCTTCCGGTGAAACATCATCAATACCTTTATCAATGGTAATGGTGGTTTCTCCTTTTTTACCTGTAACAGTATTCCCTGCTTTTTTCTCGATAGTGATCACTTCATGACCTGCATTTGTTAAAGCCTCTTTTGGAGAAGTGAATTCGACATCTTCAAATAAATTGGTCACAACTGTTGCAATTTTCTTTCCCATGTATAATCCCTCTTTCCTTAAAATTTAACTACGATAAGTGTAGCGCAGATGAAAAGTGTCATCAAGTATTAGGCTTTTCTACATAAAGTAATCGCTAACATAGTCTTATCTTTTTTATCAAGTACATGTTATCATTAAATGATAAAAGGTGGAATGGAGTTGGAAAGAGATGAATATTGCATTTATTGCTCATGATAAGAAAAAAGATGAAATGGTAAAATTAACCACAGCTTATCGAGAAATTATCAAAGATCACCAAATATTTGCGACAGGAACTACCGGACAGCGAATTATTGAAGCAACTGGTTTAGATGTTCATCGCTTTAAATCAGGCCCACTTGGTGGAGACCAACAAATTGGAGCATATGTGTCGGACAATAAGATAGATTTAGTTATTTTTTTGAGAGATCCGTTAACAGCACAACCGCATGAGCCGGATATTTCAGCATTGCTTAGGTTATGTGATGTTTATGAGATCCCTTTAGCAACAAACCTCGGAACGAGTGAAATTTTATTACGAGGCTTAGGAAATGGTTTTATTGAATGGCGCAAAACAAAACGAGAAGCCCAATTAGAAGAACTAAAAGAGTACGAATAAAAAGATGGAGCTGGGACGATTTCCCAGCTCCATCTTTTTATTTACAAGCCACATTTTAATTGAGCATTGCAGTTAGTACAAGTATTGCAACCGCCTAAATCTTCTACTGTTCCTTGGCGACAGATGGGACAAGTATCTCCAACTTCATTTCCATACTTATTTTCTTCGCTAATAGGAGCGACTTGAATCGTTTTTTGTGCTGTGGGAGACAATTCTTCTTTTGTTTCTTCATCCCATATTGTTTCTTCAGCTTTTAAGGTCAAGACTTGTGTGTCACGGCTACCATCTACATAAACTGTACCGCCTTTTGCTCCACCTTTATAAAGACGTTCATAGATTGTTTGAACTTGTTCGACTGTATACCCTCTAGGAGCATTAACTGTTTTTGAAATAGAACTGTCAATCCATCGTTGAATCGTACATTGAACATCAACATGAGCTTCAGGTTTTAGGCTCATAGCTGATACAAATTGTTTTGGCAACCGTTCAGGATCTGTTTCTGGATGATGATCTAGGTATTCTTGAACGATATCAGCTTTTACTTCGATAAATTTACCTAAGCGTCCGCTTCTAAAATAACTGAAAGAGTAGTAGGGCTCGAGTCCGGTGGAAACGCCAACCATGGTACCTGTCGAACCTGTTGGGGCGACCGTTAATAAATGAGAATTGCGTATCCCATATCTCATAATACCTTCATGGATATGTTTTGGCATTTTCTTCATATAACCAGATTGAAGGAACTTTTCTCTTAGTTTAGTGGTCTCTGCTTCAGTTTTTCCAATTAAAAATGGAAAGCTGCCTCGTTCTTTTGCTAACTCAATAGAAGCCTCATAGGCTGAAACCGCAATAACTTCAAATATCTTGTCTACTAACTGATTTCCTTCTTGAGAACCGTATTCTGCGCCACAGTAAATTAGTAAATCAGCGAGTCCCATAATCCCTAAACCAACACGGCGTTCGCCTAAAGCTTGTTTTTCGTTTTCTGCTAAGAAGTAAGGAGTGGCATCAATCACGTTATCTTGCATACGTACACCGACTTGAACGGTTTGCTTTAATTTATCAAAATTAATTGTTCCAGATTTCTTATTGGCCATTTCAGCTAGATTGACAGCTGCTAAATTACAAACAGAATAAGGAGCAAGAGGCTGTTCGCCGCACGGATTTGTAGCAACGACTTTTTGCCCATAAGCAGAAGCATTCGTCATCTGATTTGCATTATCGATAAAGAAAATGCCAGGCTCAGCAGCGTAAGTCGCACAAATAGTAATTAGTTTCCATAATTCACGAGCAGGTATGGTTCGATACGTATGAACGCCATGTCCCGAAGATTCCCAATCACGGACATCGCCAATTTCTGACCAATGAGCATTGTATTCTTCCATTTCCTCTGGGCTGTATGTTTCTACGGCAGGGAAGCGAAGAGGATAGTCTGCACCTTTTTCAACAGCCTCCATAAAATCAGTTGTTAGACAAACTGAAATATTTGCTCCAGATAAAAAGTCTGGATCGTGTACACTATACGTGCCGCCTTCGTTTAATTTAGCTGCCGCTTCTTTTATTAGAGTCGCATCAAATCCACCATAACCAGGTACATTTTTATAATTTAAAATACTTTGATACATGGCAATCTCACGTTCAGTAAAAGGTGTGAAAAGTAACTTATCGGTAGCTAATTTCTTTATTTGAGCATCTGTTGTATTTTCAATCAAATACCGTAGAATACGAGGATTCTGCATTTTTGAAATAATAAACTCAAGAATATCGGGATGCCAATCAGCCAGCATAATCATTTGAGCCCCACGACGACTGCCTCCTTGTTCAACCAAATGAGTCAACTTAGCGATGTCATCTAACCAAGAAACAGCTCCTGATGATTTGCCGTTCACACCACGTGCTAGCGTATGACGTGGGCGAAGTGTAGAACCATTTGTTCCAACGCCGCCCCCACGGCTCATGATTTCCATCACTTGTTTTCGATGATCTGAAATGCCTTCGCGTGAGTCAGGGACAAAGGGCATCACATAGCAGTTGAAGTAAGTGACATCGGTTTTTGAGCCTGCACCATATAAAACGCGACCTGCAGGAACAAAATTCAAACTTTTTAATTCTTCATAAAAAGCAGTATAAGCAACTTTTCTTTTTTCAGGAGTTGATTCGATAGCGGCTAAACCAGTTGCGTTTCGTTTTGCAATTTGTTCGTAAAAGATTTCAAGTGGTTTTTCAATCACATCTAAGCTACAAGTGATTAATCCTGTTTTTTTTTCATGATCCTCTTCAATGGATCCTCGGAATTCCTCATCAATTAAAATTGAAGCAGTGTGGTTAGAATAGTTGATGCTTGTAACAAATCCAGTGCCTCTTGTAGGGTATTGAGGGTCAGCTTTAATCGTTAAAACAACTAAGTCTCCGATAGAAAGAGTAGACTTAGAAATGTCTTTAAATGAATAACGATCTAACATAACTAAACGTGAAACACCTTTATAGGTTAAATTCATATCATCCGTTATCGGATGTACTTGTGGGAAAGCTTGTATAGCCTCATTTAATTTTGTGATATTTAAGTGCATTTTTGTAGAGGTATCTGCGATCATGGGTATCACTCCTTAATAATGTATGTAAATCAATAGATAAGTATAAAATACTATATGTCGTTATACACAATTCATATTACACTATATATAGTGTTTTTGCATTAAGAAAGTGGCTAAAGAACTATAAAAAATAAAAAGATTGAAGCAAAAACAACTCGCTTCAATCTTTTCAGAGAATAAATTTTAAAAAAAATTATTTTAGTAGAGGTCATTTAAAAAATCAAGTGCATAGTTGACATGTAATTCTGTAGCGATAGCTAATCCTCGTTCATCAATATCAAAATTTTCGTGATGATGTCCATACCACGTGTCCGGATTAGTAGGGTCTTTTGTCCCAACACGAGCATAAACCCCTTCAGCAACAGCTAAAAAGTCAGCGAAATCATCTGCGCCTAAGCTTTTTGGATTATTTTGAATAACATTTTCTGCACCCACGATATCAGCTCCTACACGAGCTGCACGACTTGCAGCAGTTTGATGGTTGATAAGAGGCGCAGCCGCATCATAATTTTCAAATTCTATAGTAGTACGATGGGCTGTTGCCACATCTCGTGCCACGCGTTCGACAGCCTCTAATACAAATTGGCGTGTTGTGTGGCTGAAAGTACGAACAGTTCCTTCAAGGGAAGCTTCGTTGGCAATAATATTGTAACGAGTTCCAGCATTCAATACGCCTACAGCAACCACGACATTGTCTAAAGGACTAACTTCACGGGCAACAATGCTCTGCAATTCGACAGTAATAGCAGCGGCGGTCAGTAAAGCATCTCTTCCTAAATCAGGTCTAGCAGCATGCCCACTTTCGCCAGTCACTTTGATTTTAAAAATATCACAAGATGCATTTGTGGGACCAGCAGTAGAAACGATTTTTCCAGTTTCAATAGAAGAGTCGACATGGATACCAAAAAATTGATCGACATTGTGAACAAACCCGCCAGATACAAATTGTCTTGCACCAGCGCCGATTTCTTC comes from the Carnobacterium sp. 17-4 genome and includes:
- a CDS encoding glutamate-5-semialdehyde dehydrogenase, translating into METLIQLGEKAKKAARSLARATSSEKNEALKLMSQALIAHTETILTANKLDLIAAKENGISENMMDRLILTKERIEAMADGILKIADLPDPIGKVDGMWKNEAGLTIGKQRVPLGVIGIIYESRPNVTTDAGSLCFKAGNAVILRGGKEAIHSNKALVRILQDALATTVFPSTTIQLVEDTTRESSNEMMRLNRYLDVLIPRGGAKLIQAVLETATVPVIETGTGNCHIYIDKDAQLAMATDIIVNAKCSRPSVCNAAETLLIHEDVAESFLPVIEKALAPWNVELRADEKALSYLKKAIPATQEDWETEFLDFILAVKVVSSLDEAIEHIDRYSTGHSEAIVTDDYASGLQFHREVDSAAVYINASTRFTDGFEFGFGAEIGISTQKLHARGPMGLNELTSSKYIIFGEGQIR
- the proB gene encoding glutamate 5-kinase — its product is MKKMTTTSRQLLSSCKRIVVKVGTSTIMYPNGTINLQRLEKLAFVLSDLKNQGKEVILVSSGAVGVGISRLHLSERPKTIPEQQAVASVGQTELMNLYSKFFFGYGQIIGQVLMTRDIVEFPTSRLNAINTFEQLLVKGIIPIVNENDTVAVDELDHLTKFGDNDRLSAIVAEITDADLLIMLSDIDGFYDKNPNDEPDAVLFDEIHTITDDLYALAGGKGSSYGTGGMSTKLIAANHILKNARQMVLANGEDPTIIFDIIEGKQIGTLFSAD
- a CDS encoding amidohydrolase, whose amino-acid sequence is MSTLLTQSTVHEEVQQGAQEVIALRRYLHQHPEPSLKEYETIKFIKNQLDQLEIPYESVGETGAIGTIIGQKGPGKTILLRADIDALELEDAKDKPYKSLNEGLHHACGHDGHTSALLGAAKILKNHEADFAGTIKLAFQQAEEIGAGARQFVSGGFVHNVDQFFGIHVDSSIETGKIVSTAGPTNASCDIFKIKVTGESGHAARPDLGRDALLTAAAITVELQSIVAREVSPLDNVVVAVGVLNAGTRYNIIANEASLEGTVRTFSHTTRQFVLEAVERVARDVATAHRTTIEFENYDAAAPLINHQTAASRAARVGADIVGAENVIQNNPKSLGADDFADFLAVAEGVYARVGTKDPTNPDTWYGHHHENFDIDERGLAIATELHVNYALDFLNDLY
- a CDS encoding type 1 glutamine amidotransferase domain-containing protein produces the protein MGKKIATVVTNLFEDVEFTSPKEALTNAGHEVITIEKKAGNTVTGKKGETTITIDKGIDDVSPEEFDALLIPGGFSPDQLRADDRFLAFTKAFADAKKPIFSICHGPQLLINAEVVKGKRMTAVKQVGVDLKNAGALFEDSEVVEDESGIISSRTPEDLPAFNKAIVNALSK
- the mgsA gene encoding methylglyoxal synthase yields the protein MNIAFIAHDKKKDEMVKLTTAYREIIKDHQIFATGTTGQRIIEATGLDVHRFKSGPLGGDQQIGAYVSDNKIDLVIFLRDPLTAQPHEPDISALLRLCDVYEIPLATNLGTSEILLRGLGNGFIEWRKTKREAQLEELKEYE
- a CDS encoding cation-translocating P-type ATPase — its product is MDFRTKKLDSIISQFNSNAETGLSPKEVEEHKKQFGANQFDEEESVSLFSKILDQLKDVTVIILILAGIISTYIAITEHPDDLSEPIVIFSIIVINVVIALRQEGKAEKALASLQSLSAPQARVIRDGQEDVIDAAELVPGDIILLEAGDQIPADARLISSGDLQVEESALTGESVPVEKDENAEIEEDSPVGDVFNTVFSGTLVTNGRAKAIVVTTGMDTEMGSVANLLNSTKQGKTPLQSRMDSLGKQVSVIALIAGVIIFILSFLQGEAFILSLMTAVSLAVAAVPETLPVIVTISLANGVKNMVDRNAIIRTIPSVETLGSASVIASDKTGTLTQNQMTIQKLWAFPHEPINVKNEFGDDEKWVLKMMSLASNATIEDRDGEEVISGDPTETAIIRLLQKKGLQKDDLDESYPRVHEIPFDSIRKLMTTVHEIDGHYISITKGAFDRLPVEFSSITDEVGQNARDIHDSFANDALRVIAVGYKTYDTLPEDLSPEELEDGITFAGIVGMIDPPREESIQAVKEAKSAGIKTIMITGDHAATASAIAKQIGIFEEGDKAITGAELGKLSDEKLKETIRDYSVYARVSPEDKIRIVKAWQSHGEVVAMTGDGVNDAPALKAADVGTAMGITGTEVAKSASDMILTDDKFDTIVHAVEEGRRVYENIKKTVYFLLSCNISEIFIMLIAVIMGWGLPVIAIQLLFVNVVADGIPGFALSKEKADPTIMANEPTAKGESIFAKGGYRNIAIAALTFTITTLIGFYVGSFIDIDSTITASHDVGQTMAFLILGWSSVLHIFNARSKESIFKVGITSNMNLFWLAMLSIALITIVATVPFLAGIFNLVAISMTHWIIAIGLSLTILIVVELQKFIMRKMNKTF
- a CDS encoding vitamin B12-dependent ribonucleotide reductase → MIADTSTKMHLNITKLNEAIQAFPQVHPITDDMNLTYKGVSRLVMLDRYSFKDISKSTLSIGDLVVLTIKADPQYPTRGTGFVTSINYSNHTASILIDEEFRGSIEEDHEKKTGLITCSLDVIEKPLEIFYEQIAKRNATGLAAIESTPEKRKVAYTAFYEELKSLNFVPAGRVLYGAGSKTDVTYFNCYVMPFVPDSREGISDHRKQVMEIMSRGGGVGTNGSTLRPRHTLARGVNGKSSGAVSWLDDIAKLTHLVEQGGSRRGAQMIMLADWHPDILEFIISKMQNPRILRYLIENTTDAQIKKLATDKLLFTPFTEREIAMYQSILNYKNVPGYGGFDATLIKEAAAKLNEGGTYSVHDPDFLSGANISVCLTTDFMEAVEKGADYPLRFPAVETYSPEEMEEYNAHWSEIGDVRDWESSGHGVHTYRTIPARELWKLITICATYAAEPGIFFIDNANQMTNASAYGQKVVATNPCGEQPLAPYSVCNLAAVNLAEMANKKSGTINFDKLKQTVQVGVRMQDNVIDATPYFLAENEKQALGERRVGLGIMGLADLLIYCGAEYGSQEGNQLVDKIFEVIAVSAYEASIELAKERGSFPFLIGKTEAETTKLREKFLQSGYMKKMPKHIHEGIMRYGIRNSHLLTVAPTGSTGTMVGVSTGLEPYYSFSYFRSGRLGKFIEVKADIVQEYLDHHPETDPERLPKQFVSAMSLKPEAHVDVQCTIQRWIDSSISKTVNAPRGYTVEQVQTIYERLYKGGAKGGTVYVDGSRDTQVLTLKAEETIWDEETKEELSPTAQKTIQVAPISEENKYGNEVGDTCPICRQGTVEDLGGCNTCTNCNAQLKCGL